The Dehalogenimonas lykanthroporepellens BL-DC-9 genome includes a window with the following:
- a CDS encoding dihydroorotate dehydrogenase family protein (KEGG: det:DET1372 dihydroorotate dehydrogenase 1B~TIGRFAM: dihydroorotate dehydrogenase family protein~PFAM: dihydroorotate oxidase): MSLTSGAGGNCLRLRFCYGLPHPLTPVYNQAMPDLTVDLLPGLKLANPVIAASGTAGYGDEPDRGYDIAELGAFICKGTTLKPRPGNPQPRIMETPCGMLNAIGLQNPGVEAVIAKYSPLWASWPIPVIVNIAGDSAEDYASIARRLNGVPGIAALEVNISCPNVKAGCLEFGATPESAATVTAAVRNATSLPVIVKLTPNTGDIAALARGVASAGADAISLINTLRGMAIDIRKRRPVLANVTGGLSGPAIKPVALAMVWQTAAAVDIPIIGGGGITSAEDALEFIMAGARAVEVGTAALVDPQAPAAIVRGLRSWLTRNNIDSVTDLVGTAR, from the coding sequence ATGTCCCTGACTTCCGGAGCCGGAGGCAACTGCCTCCGGCTCCGGTTTTGTTATGGTTTGCCCCACCCCCTGACCCCGGTCTATAATCAAGCCATGCCTGACCTGACAGTTGACCTGCTTCCCGGCTTGAAACTCGCCAACCCTGTTATCGCCGCTTCCGGCACCGCCGGTTACGGCGACGAACCGGACCGAGGCTACGACATCGCCGAACTGGGCGCTTTCATCTGCAAGGGAACCACGCTGAAACCGCGGCCGGGCAATCCCCAACCACGTATCATGGAAACTCCCTGCGGCATGCTTAACGCCATCGGCCTGCAGAATCCGGGGGTGGAAGCGGTTATCGCCAAATATTCACCCCTCTGGGCCAGCTGGCCGATACCGGTTATCGTCAATATCGCCGGCGATTCCGCCGAAGACTACGCCAGCATCGCCCGCCGCCTGAACGGCGTTCCCGGCATTGCCGCCCTGGAGGTCAATATCTCCTGTCCCAATGTCAAAGCCGGTTGTCTGGAGTTCGGCGCCACCCCGGAGTCAGCGGCTACCGTTACCGCCGCCGTCCGGAATGCCACCAGCCTGCCGGTTATCGTCAAACTGACTCCCAATACCGGCGATATCGCCGCCCTGGCCAGGGGTGTCGCCTCAGCCGGCGCCGATGCCATATCCCTCATCAATACCCTGCGCGGCATGGCCATAGATATCAGAAAACGACGCCCGGTGCTGGCCAACGTCACCGGCGGACTGTCCGGTCCGGCCATTAAACCGGTGGCCCTGGCCATGGTCTGGCAGACAGCCGCGGCAGTGGACATTCCCATCATCGGCGGCGGCGGCATCACCTCGGCAGAAGACGCCCTGGAGTTCATCATGGCTGGCGCCAGGGCCGTTGAAGTCGGCACCGCCGCTCTGGTAGACCCCCAGGCCCCGGCCGCTATTGTGCGCGGCCTCCGAAGCTGGCTGACTCGCAATAACATTGATTCTGTGACCGACCTGGTCGGCACAGCGAGGTAA
- a CDS encoding ABC-3 protein (PFAM: ABC-3 protein~KEGG: sco:SCO0475 ABC transporter protein, integral membrane subunit) has protein sequence MYETLIAPFAENQFMTQALLAGILVSIACAIAGTFIVLRGLAFIGDALAHGVLPGIALAVIMGFSGILGAAIGAAAMIGGVSLITRRSRLSSDTAIGLLFVGMLALGVVIVSGSSSFSGDLTRILFGELLGTGWNDILLQLAATIVIGITAFVCARPFLLLAFDPDQAQIAGFSAGLYHNIMLVMIAATIIISFQTVGTLLVFGMLLAPAGAGALIARRVSAMIAWAVLFGSLSMYLGLLMSYHYNLAAGASVILTATVIFFVVFALKNLRFQPSTPVSHGGHGA, from the coding sequence TTGTACGAAACGCTGATTGCCCCTTTCGCCGAAAATCAGTTCATGACCCAGGCCCTGCTGGCCGGGATTCTTGTTTCCATTGCCTGCGCCATCGCCGGTACCTTCATCGTCCTGCGCGGTCTGGCCTTTATCGGCGACGCGCTGGCCCACGGCGTCCTGCCCGGCATCGCGCTGGCGGTCATCATGGGTTTTTCCGGTATTCTGGGCGCGGCCATCGGCGCCGCGGCCATGATCGGCGGTGTCAGCCTGATCACCCGGCGCTCCCGTTTATCTTCGGACACCGCCATCGGTCTGCTGTTCGTCGGCATGCTGGCTCTGGGGGTGGTCATCGTATCCGGTTCGTCCTCTTTTTCCGGTGACCTGACACGCATCCTGTTCGGCGAACTGCTGGGCACCGGCTGGAACGATATCTTGCTCCAGCTGGCGGCCACCATCGTCATCGGCATCACCGCCTTCGTCTGCGCCCGGCCTTTTCTTCTGCTGGCATTCGACCCGGATCAAGCCCAAATAGCCGGATTTTCCGCCGGGCTTTACCACAACATCATGCTGGTCATGATAGCCGCCACCATCATCATCTCTTTTCAAACAGTAGGTACCCTGCTGGTTTTCGGTATGCTTCTGGCTCCGGCCGGTGCCGGGGCCCTGATCGCCCGGCGGGTGAGTGCCATGATTGCCTGGGCGGTGCTGTTCGGGTCTCTGTCCATGTACCTGGGGCTTTTAATGAGCTACCATTATAATCTGGCGGCAGGAGCTTCGGTCATCCTGACCGCCACTGTAATATTTTTCGTGGTTTTCGCCCTGAAAAACCTCCGGTTCCAACCTTCGACACCAGTCAGTCACGGGGGGCATGGTGCCTGA
- a CDS encoding ABC transporter related protein (KEGG: sti:Sthe_2976 ABC transporter related protein~PFAM: ABC transporter related~SMART: AAA ATPase): protein MVPDSVIISRNLAVGYDKSIVVPDISFQLTTGQGVALIGTNGSGKSTLLKTIAGLLTPVKGEIRVFAQPPGRQPKRVAYLGQFHASGFVLPLRVIDVVRMGRFPHHGLLGRLTGKDEELVIEALKTMGIESLADAPLRSLSGGQQQRVYLAQVLAHRADLLLLDEPTSGLDAAGRELYLKAVRDELRRGTAVVIATHDIHEEASMCHQVMLLAHRVVALGKPAEVITPQNLMETFGIIIADSPSAVTVLECGHSHEHDRSP from the coding sequence ATGGTGCCTGACTCCGTCATCATCTCCCGGAACCTGGCGGTCGGTTACGACAAATCGATTGTTGTACCGGATATATCCTTCCAACTGACAACGGGACAGGGTGTTGCCCTGATCGGCACTAACGGTTCCGGTAAATCCACCCTGTTGAAAACCATCGCCGGCTTGCTGACACCCGTCAAGGGTGAAATTCGGGTCTTCGCCCAGCCACCCGGCCGACAACCTAAAAGAGTAGCTTATCTGGGGCAGTTTCACGCTTCTGGTTTCGTCCTGCCGTTGCGAGTGATAGATGTGGTGCGCATGGGGAGATTCCCTCATCACGGCCTGTTGGGTCGCCTGACCGGCAAAGATGAAGAGTTGGTCATCGAAGCCCTGAAAACCATGGGTATCGAAAGTCTGGCCGATGCTCCGCTTCGATCCCTCTCCGGCGGCCAACAACAACGGGTGTACCTGGCCCAGGTACTGGCACACCGCGCCGACCTGCTACTGTTGGACGAGCCGACTTCAGGACTGGATGCCGCCGGCAGGGAACTCTACCTGAAAGCCGTCAGGGATGAACTCCGCCGCGGCACCGCTGTGGTCATCGCCACCCATGACATCCATGAAGAAGCCTCCATGTGCCATCAGGTCATGTTGTTAGCCCACCGGGTAGTGGCGTTGGGAAAACCAGCGGAGGTCATCACCCCGCAAAATCTCATGGAAACCTTCGGTATAATTATCGCCGACAGCCCTTCCGCCGTTACCGTACTCGAATGCGGCCATAGTCACGAACACGACCGGTCACCCTGA
- a CDS encoding transposase IS4 family protein (PFAM: transposase IS4 family protein~KEGG: gme:Gmet_2883 transposase IS4), whose translation MRGKVENQSLMLCSLTPDQLVPQGHPIRRIKPLVDQALKELSPVFNKMYEDFGRPSIPPERLLKASLLIALYSIRSERQFCERLRYDLLFKWFMDLNITDPGFDASSFSKNRQRLIEHQVAREFFGAVVSQARRQKLLSDDHFTVDGTLLEAWASLKSFRPKDGGEPPKGGGKNPSVDFHGERRVNATHRSTTDPEARLARKGAGKEARLCFAGHVLMENRTGLVVDVVVSTATGTAERDTALEMLERVPGKHRITVGADKGYDTEDFVTTCRDFNTTPHVACKKWSAIDGRTTRHAGYSVSQRVRKRVEEIFGWVKTVGGGRKLRYKGVNRNQLWAELTVAAYNLVRMAKLVPASPAQG comes from the coding sequence TTGCGCGGCAAGGTAGAAAATCAATCCCTCATGCTCTGCTCGCTGACACCAGATCAGCTTGTACCCCAGGGCCATCCTATCCGGCGAATCAAACCCCTTGTTGACCAAGCTCTCAAAGAACTCTCTCCCGTTTTCAACAAGATGTACGAAGACTTTGGCCGGCCATCAATACCGCCGGAGCGTCTGCTCAAGGCGTCGTTGCTTATCGCTCTCTACTCGATCCGCAGTGAGCGGCAGTTCTGTGAACGGCTACGGTATGATCTCCTGTTCAAGTGGTTTATGGATCTCAACATCACGGATCCAGGTTTTGACGCCTCGAGTTTCTCAAAGAACAGGCAGAGACTGATAGAGCATCAGGTAGCACGTGAGTTTTTTGGCGCGGTGGTGAGTCAAGCGCGGCGGCAGAAGTTGCTATCGGATGACCATTTCACCGTGGACGGCACCTTGCTGGAAGCCTGGGCTTCGTTGAAGAGCTTTCGGCCGAAGGACGGTGGGGAACCGCCGAAAGGCGGCGGCAAGAATCCGAGTGTGGATTTCCACGGCGAACGCCGGGTCAATGCTACGCACCGGTCAACCACCGACCCAGAGGCCCGGCTGGCCAGAAAAGGGGCGGGCAAAGAAGCCAGATTGTGTTTTGCCGGACATGTCCTCATGGAAAACCGCACCGGGCTGGTAGTGGACGTGGTGGTAAGCACGGCGACCGGGACAGCGGAAAGAGACACCGCACTTGAGATGCTGGAGAGGGTACCGGGGAAACATCGGATAACGGTGGGTGCGGACAAGGGCTACGACACAGAGGATTTTGTGACTACCTGCCGGGATTTCAACACCACACCACATGTAGCCTGTAAGAAGTGGTCGGCGATAGATGGACGTACCACCCGGCATGCCGGTTACAGTGTCAGCCAGAGGGTGCGCAAGCGCGTTGAGGAGATATTCGGTTGGGTCAAGACAGTGGGAGGAGGTCGAAAGCTTAGGTACAAAGGTGTCAATCGCAACCAACTCTGGGCGGAATTGACGGTGGCGGCTTACAATCTGGTGCGGATGGCCAAATTGGTGCCCGCCAGTCCGGCACAGGGGTGA
- a CDS encoding hypothetical protein (KEGG: det:DET1407 BNR/Asp-box repeat-containing protein) — protein MRSMKWPHPFRLSLSLLLLLSLLILPQPRPLDAADARWSEIPLPRTGSAGDWMLTPDTDIVQLEADSQGRLYAWLTGDDGGLFRSDEAIARFTRLYPSDAVPVVLTITGDNRIYFATEAAIFRSLDGGNTFQLLAGVPGGAGNSIIDMDIQATPRGDLVITAVAGDAPGTGGIYLYDESQFFGAWQDAGLGTYEALAVRFSPDFEVDRTLLALATDDQGTYILKFTTSNWHPTELRLPDDTPVSAQTGSIYLPAGETLSSSPFYVTMEGNTPDSGGIWLVFAQTSVPEPIAYPLPAEPGNYTSFSIGENILTAGTAAGEIHTAGATGLEWTPASRHPGGSRVVDIVDLGTDQFVASTGTGGGLFRSTDRGLTWQPALFIDQVAVGSLVEILPSANYETDNTLYLLSFDNGHVLWGTGDDGLSWRRLLGAGDFNIATIEHITATDNGLLVTAIDTEGTGLCLFSADRGLSFQVKPLPAMADSLNGFAAAGPDELFFTTFDGNQARLWRSEPDSPLFASVPAGDVRLTALELSPDFTGDSTLVTVAVDGRVFISVDGGRSLTELPSLAVTGSVRLSFDPHFAASARIYATGEQADSGIFRLTVGQAEWERIDSGLPAGTLPAGLAVSADGIIYATSRTHDTGGLIRALAADTIWYIAGQGLPTNASMTDLVSSDSRLWALDTTNNRIMTWNDSLAEPVALASPPAGAGGLGTFVEGKTDNIRIEWNGRSGATGYEWQVADNSGMSNPLLDGTTSARSVTLESLFPGTTYYWRVRAVTPVPGPWSEKRSFTTALGGVATVPELVTPLPGATATDIRPFFQWRPVAGADRYELLVSTDASFSNLIINEATLSSTAWRPPLSLEAGQTYFWKVRAVSESSVSAWSAASGFATETPAAPTTTSESPTLTTTIAADLNMPLPEWLIMTLAGAGGAVVLLLVALVVSVRNRRVL, from the coding sequence ATGCGCTCCATGAAATGGCCCCACCCTTTCCGCCTCAGCCTGTCTCTGTTGTTGTTACTCTCCCTTCTGATACTTCCCCAACCTCGCCCCCTTGACGCCGCCGATGCCCGCTGGTCGGAGATTCCCCTTCCCCGAACCGGCTCCGCCGGCGACTGGATGCTGACGCCCGACACCGATATTGTTCAGTTGGAGGCTGACAGTCAGGGCAGACTCTACGCCTGGCTGACCGGTGACGACGGCGGGTTGTTCCGCTCCGATGAAGCTATTGCCAGGTTCACCAGACTTTACCCTTCGGACGCGGTGCCGGTGGTACTGACGATCACCGGCGACAACAGAATCTACTTCGCCACCGAAGCCGCCATTTTCCGTTCCCTCGATGGCGGCAACACCTTTCAACTCCTGGCCGGCGTTCCCGGCGGCGCCGGCAACAGTATCATCGACATGGATATCCAGGCCACACCACGGGGAGACCTCGTCATCACCGCGGTTGCCGGAGACGCGCCGGGTACCGGCGGGATTTATCTTTACGATGAGAGTCAGTTTTTCGGCGCCTGGCAGGATGCCGGACTGGGAACCTACGAAGCCTTGGCCGTCAGATTTTCGCCCGATTTCGAAGTTGACCGGACACTTTTAGCACTGGCTACCGATGATCAGGGCACCTATATCCTGAAATTTACCACCAGCAACTGGCATCCGACAGAACTGCGCCTGCCCGATGACACACCTGTATCGGCACAAACCGGAAGTATCTACCTGCCGGCCGGGGAGACTTTATCGTCTTCCCCATTCTATGTCACAATGGAAGGAAACACTCCTGATTCCGGCGGCATCTGGCTGGTGTTCGCCCAGACTTCCGTCCCGGAACCGATAGCTTACCCCCTGCCCGCCGAACCCGGCAACTACACTTCATTCAGTATCGGTGAGAACATTTTGACTGCCGGCACTGCCGCTGGAGAAATCCACACCGCCGGCGCCACCGGTCTTGAATGGACTCCGGCCTCTCGCCACCCCGGCGGTTCCCGCGTCGTCGATATCGTCGACCTCGGTACCGATCAGTTCGTCGCTTCAACCGGGACCGGCGGCGGTCTTTTCCGCTCCACCGACCGCGGTCTGACCTGGCAACCGGCTTTATTCATCGACCAGGTCGCCGTCGGTTCCCTGGTCGAAATCCTGCCGTCAGCGAACTATGAAACCGATAATACCCTTTATCTTCTGTCATTCGACAACGGTCATGTCCTGTGGGGCACCGGCGATGACGGCCTCTCGTGGCGGCGACTGCTGGGCGCCGGCGACTTCAATATTGCGACCATCGAGCATATCACCGCAACCGACAATGGTCTGCTGGTAACGGCGATCGATACCGAGGGCACCGGCCTGTGCCTGTTTTCCGCCGACCGGGGGCTTTCGTTTCAGGTTAAGCCCCTGCCGGCTATGGCGGATTCTCTGAATGGTTTCGCCGCCGCCGGGCCGGATGAACTGTTTTTCACCACTTTCGACGGCAACCAGGCTCGCCTCTGGCGCAGTGAACCGGACTCGCCGCTGTTTGCTTCAGTGCCGGCCGGTGATGTTCGGCTGACCGCTCTGGAGCTATCGCCCGACTTCACCGGTGACAGCACACTGGTAACGGTTGCTGTCGACGGGCGGGTTTTCATATCGGTGGACGGCGGCCGGTCACTAACCGAACTGCCGTCACTGGCCGTGACCGGGAGCGTCCGCCTGTCTTTCGACCCGCACTTTGCCGCCAGCGCTCGAATTTACGCTACCGGCGAACAGGCCGACTCCGGTATTTTCCGGCTGACCGTCGGTCAGGCCGAATGGGAAAGAATTGACTCCGGTCTGCCTGCCGGTACTCTGCCCGCCGGGCTGGCAGTTTCCGCCGATGGCATCATTTATGCGACCAGCCGTACCCATGATACCGGTGGCCTGATACGGGCGTTGGCCGCCGATACCATCTGGTATATCGCCGGTCAGGGCTTGCCGACAAACGCATCAATGACCGACCTGGTATCTTCCGACAGCCGTCTGTGGGCACTGGACACTACCAACAACCGCATCATGACCTGGAACGACAGCCTGGCCGAACCGGTCGCCCTGGCTTCGCCTCCGGCCGGCGCCGGGGGACTCGGCACCTTCGTTGAGGGCAAAACCGATAATATCCGCATTGAATGGAACGGCAGAAGCGGGGCTACCGGCTACGAATGGCAGGTAGCCGACAATTCCGGCATGTCGAATCCGCTTCTGGATGGAACCACCAGTGCCAGGAGCGTCACCCTGGAATCACTCTTCCCCGGAACCACCTATTACTGGCGAGTACGGGCTGTCACCCCGGTCCCCGGCCCGTGGTCGGAAAAAAGGTCTTTCACCACCGCGCTTGGCGGCGTCGCCACCGTACCGGAACTGGTTACGCCGCTACCCGGGGCAACCGCCACCGATATCCGGCCGTTTTTCCAGTGGCGGCCGGTAGCCGGAGCCGACAGATACGAACTTTTGGTATCGACCGATGCCTCTTTTAGCAATCTCATCATCAATGAGGCAACTTTGTCCTCCACTGCCTGGCGACCACCTCTGTCGCTGGAAGCCGGACAGACCTACTTCTGGAAGGTACGGGCCGTCAGTGAATCCAGCGTTTCAGCATGGAGCGCCGCTTCCGGTTTCGCCACCGAAACACCTGCGGCGCCGACCACGACCAGCGAATCCCCGACATTGACCACCACCATTGCCGCCGATCTGAATATGCCTCTTCCGGAATGGTTGATAATGACTTTGGCCGGGGCCGGTGGCGCCGTTGTTCTCCTGCTGGTTGCCCTGGTGGTCAGCGTCCGAAACCGCCGGGTATTGTAA
- a CDS encoding transposase mutator type (KEGG: sth:STH2289 transposase~manually curated~PFAM: transposase mutator type) produces MAKDRMTLLELLRKSGSDGDLDFLREGVKMLAEAVMELEVKQKTGAEKHERSDGRLTYRNGYRGRIWDTRAGTIPLAIPRLRDGSYFPSLLEPRRRAEHALLAVIQEAYVLGISTRKVESLVQSLGLNGVSKSEVSRICGALDDEVERWRHRPLLWRYPYLWLDATYVKVRDTGRVVSQAVIIAYGVRETGEREIIGLEVGPSEDGVFWKEFLRGLVSRGLSGVMLVISDAHLGLKEAISTVLTGVSWQRCRVHFMRNALARVPRGAQAMVSAAIRTIFAQPDRDSACSQLRRVADNLRLRFGPVADQLEEAEPDILAYTAFPREHWRQLYSTNPLERLNKEIKRRSNVVGIFPNSQSVIRLIGAVLMEQQDEWEAGRRYFSLDSMKKTLEGAQEEPLIMALPA; encoded by the coding sequence ATGGCCAAAGACAGGATGACACTTTTGGAACTGCTACGCAAGTCAGGAAGCGACGGTGATCTTGATTTTCTGAGAGAAGGGGTGAAGATGCTGGCCGAAGCGGTCATGGAGCTTGAGGTTAAGCAGAAGACCGGAGCTGAGAAACATGAGCGCAGTGACGGTCGTTTAACCTACCGTAACGGCTACCGGGGGCGTATCTGGGACACCCGGGCCGGCACGATACCCTTGGCGATTCCCCGGTTGCGGGACGGCAGTTATTTTCCCAGCTTACTCGAGCCCCGGCGCCGGGCGGAACATGCCTTGCTGGCGGTAATCCAGGAAGCCTATGTGTTGGGCATCAGCACCCGCAAGGTGGAATCTCTGGTTCAGTCACTGGGTCTTAACGGGGTCAGTAAGAGCGAGGTATCGCGAATATGCGGGGCTCTGGACGATGAAGTGGAACGATGGCGTCACCGGCCTTTGTTATGGCGTTATCCCTATCTGTGGCTGGACGCGACCTACGTCAAGGTCAGGGATACCGGGCGGGTGGTCAGTCAGGCGGTAATTATCGCCTACGGCGTCCGGGAAACCGGAGAACGCGAGATCATCGGGCTTGAGGTCGGCCCCAGTGAAGACGGTGTATTCTGGAAAGAGTTTCTGCGGGGGCTGGTTAGCCGTGGTTTGAGCGGGGTGATGCTGGTAATCAGTGATGCTCATCTGGGGCTGAAGGAAGCCATCAGCACGGTACTCACCGGGGTATCGTGGCAACGTTGCCGGGTGCACTTCATGCGCAATGCGCTGGCCAGAGTGCCACGGGGCGCCCAGGCTATGGTATCTGCCGCTATCCGGACCATCTTCGCTCAACCTGACCGCGACAGCGCTTGCAGCCAGCTCCGCCGGGTAGCCGATAACCTCAGACTCCGATTCGGTCCTGTTGCCGACCAACTGGAAGAGGCAGAACCGGATATCCTGGCCTATACCGCTTTCCCCCGGGAACACTGGCGGCAACTGTACTCTACCAATCCCCTGGAGAGACTGAATAAGGAAATCAAGCGCCGCAGTAATGTGGTCGGCATCTTTCCCAACAGCCAATCGGTAATCAGGCTGATTGGGGCGGTGTTAATGGAACAGCAGGACGAGTGGGAGGCCGGACGACGCTACTTTTCTTTGGATTCAATGAAGAAAACGCTGGAAGGGGCGCAGGAGGAACCCCTGATCATGGCTTTACCAGCTTGA
- a CDS encoding reductive dehalogenase (KEGG: deh:cbdb_A1542 putative reductive dehalogenase~TIGRFAM: reductive dehalogenase~PFAM: Twin-arginine translocation pathway, signal sequence, subgroup), translating into MSKFHSTISRRDFMKVLGLTSAGVGGAALASPAFKDLDDAISRGNVTRPWWARTVDNPTSEVDWAQMKKFSEGNSMRGSRRTYMPTYIDQAEQDRRAAEKDATEGAWKAEKKPGYTTRDYAFAGNARNGLEPNSFMGPMSDTPEEMGVPRWEGTKEENAAMVRTFLRFHGMMAVGFTELHEDTTMKLMYEYGPSNRQKYTFADVDEPSETATEQIYPRKCKWVITVVNQESQELWKRNPTELQVQIRYPRGQWIQSLFQGFMRSLGYNCLSEGGNGTGIAPAFGVMAGLGEMGRMNRMISTEWGPTVGIFRYVTDLPLPDEKPIDAGFMRFCKTCMKCAEGCGEGAISHEKEPTWDISGPWNNPGHKEWFEDSRKCRAWKMLPGTCNAGRCLSVCTFTKYEKASIHQVVKSVTSTTPLFNGFFKNMDDVFYGDGLKDPATFWEQPVPIFGVEGSVGLENY; encoded by the coding sequence ATGTCCAAATTCCACAGCACCATATCCCGCAGAGATTTCATGAAAGTCCTCGGCCTGACATCCGCCGGTGTCGGTGGCGCCGCCCTGGCATCCCCTGCCTTTAAAGACCTCGATGATGCCATATCCCGTGGCAACGTCACCCGCCCCTGGTGGGCCCGCACCGTCGATAATCCCACTTCCGAAGTTGACTGGGCCCAGATGAAGAAGTTCAGCGAAGGCAATTCCATGAGAGGTTCGCGTCGCACTTACATGCCCACTTACATCGACCAGGCCGAACAAGATCGTCGGGCCGCTGAAAAAGATGCTACCGAAGGCGCCTGGAAGGCTGAAAAGAAACCCGGTTACACCACCCGGGACTATGCTTTCGCCGGTAACGCCCGCAACGGACTCGAGCCAAACTCCTTCATGGGACCCATGTCGGACACCCCTGAAGAAATGGGGGTTCCCCGATGGGAAGGTACCAAGGAAGAGAACGCCGCCATGGTTCGCACCTTCCTCCGCTTCCACGGCATGATGGCCGTCGGCTTCACCGAACTTCACGAAGATACCACCATGAAGCTCATGTACGAGTACGGCCCTTCCAACCGCCAGAAGTACACCTTCGCCGATGTCGACGAACCCTCCGAAACCGCCACCGAGCAGATTTATCCCCGTAAATGCAAGTGGGTCATCACTGTGGTCAATCAGGAAAGCCAGGAACTCTGGAAACGCAATCCTACCGAACTGCAGGTACAGATTCGTTACCCCCGCGGCCAGTGGATTCAGTCCCTCTTCCAGGGCTTCATGCGTTCTCTCGGTTATAACTGCCTGTCCGAAGGCGGCAACGGCACCGGTATCGCTCCCGCGTTCGGCGTCATGGCCGGTCTGGGCGAAATGGGCAGAATGAACCGCATGATTTCCACCGAGTGGGGCCCCACTGTAGGCATCTTCCGTTATGTCACCGACCTGCCCCTGCCTGACGAGAAACCCATTGATGCCGGTTTCATGCGCTTCTGCAAAACCTGCATGAAGTGCGCCGAAGGCTGTGGCGAAGGGGCTATCTCTCATGAGAAAGAACCAACCTGGGATATTTCCGGCCCGTGGAACAATCCCGGCCACAAGGAGTGGTTCGAGGATTCCCGTAAATGCCGCGCCTGGAAAATGCTCCCCGGCACTTGCAATGCCGGCCGCTGTCTGTCCGTCTGTACCTTCACCAAGTATGAGAAGGCTTCTATCCACCAGGTAGTCAAAAGCGTTACCTCCACTACCCCGCTCTTCAACGGCTTCTTCAAGAACATGGACGACGTCTTCTACGGCGACGGCCTCAAGGACCCGGCCACTTTCTGGGAGCAGCCGGTACCGATATTCGGCGTCGAAGGATCCGTCGGACTCGAGAACTACTAA
- a CDS encoding death-on-curing family protein (manually curated~TIGRFAM: death-on-curing family protein~KEGG: mar:MAE_11960 putative death on curing protein~PFAM: filamentation induced by cAMP protein Fic), with the protein MASLGGSIELPTAEDIININASLIRSFGGFLVSNPNLRPDGPGLDYLLAAITFPLGGIDLYPTVVDKAAFVALYIITRHPFHDTNKRTGMEAAIELLELNGLVTRFQPSEVVKVELDVDAGSMDFALLRGWILMNVDIDMGGLW; encoded by the coding sequence GTGGCGAGCCTTGGCGGATCGATAGAACTACCAACAGCCGAAGACATCATTAATATTAATGCCAGCCTTATCAGGTCATTCGGCGGTTTTCTCGTTAGCAACCCCAATCTTCGCCCAGACGGACCTGGGCTAGATTATTTGTTAGCCGCAATTACATTCCCCTTGGGTGGAATCGACCTTTACCCCACAGTGGTCGACAAAGCTGCATTTGTTGCGCTCTACATCATCACACGACACCCTTTCCACGACACGAACAAGCGCACGGGTATGGAGGCGGCTATAGAATTGCTTGAACTAAATGGACTTGTAACTCGTTTTCAACCCTCAGAAGTCGTAAAGGTGGAATTGGATGTCGACGCGGGCTCTATGGATTTTGCCCTTCTTAGAGGATGGATTCTCATGAATGTCGACATTGATATGGGCGGTCTATGGTGA